The Pedobacter roseus genome contains a region encoding:
- a CDS encoding RagB/SusD family nutrient uptake outer membrane protein — MKNKYILAFLFVMGLSSCKKFLDTEPTDFYSPSNYYETADQLQVALNGIYSNMMYERMYGQVLNFNFVSATDEMLPNRPVNGEARGLYYSYDAGHAYVADVWRWPYLGINNANVLIDNINKPTMDEKQRGYIKGQALFLRAYNYFILTTNFGEVPLILHSPGIAETNIAASSQAAVYGQIVADLKEAETLLQGRTAASLGYNDQVTITAVQAMLARVYLYWAGYPTNDATKYADVIVYANKVINSGLHALNPDYKQVFINLCQDKYDVKEDILEWGSAGAAAGVTNKTGNDIGNFVGIQSAILTVNGAFDPASYAAVGWVQTTKKLFDSYEVEPGSTLVNKASLDTRRDWNCADFIWTVNTTTATRIKTDKPNPWQMMCGKFRREYAPEASRNLGTYNINWPVIRYSDVLLMKAEAENQVNGPTAAAYDAINQVRKRGYGTMYGNIVKNITVVNGGSGYSAANPPLVTISGGGGSGATAVAIVSTAGVVTGVKLTSRGNLTAAGPYFTSAPTVSIAAPATGVTATATASITNGNEYLLAPGLNKADFQLAIRDERMRELCFEAYRKADLIRWGNFVGDMQAFANYAVANGVSATTGNAIGYSGITGITQRHVFLPKPTYELNLNKALVQNPGY, encoded by the coding sequence ATGAAAAATAAATATATCCTTGCTTTTTTATTTGTGATGGGTTTATCATCATGCAAGAAATTCTTAGATACCGAACCAACCGATTTTTATAGCCCATCTAATTATTACGAAACGGCCGACCAGTTGCAGGTAGCGCTTAACGGCATTTACAGCAACATGATGTACGAACGGATGTACGGGCAGGTGCTGAATTTTAATTTTGTGAGTGCAACCGACGAAATGTTACCGAACAGACCGGTAAATGGCGAGGCCCGCGGATTGTATTATTCGTACGATGCCGGTCATGCTTATGTTGCCGATGTTTGGCGCTGGCCTTATCTGGGCATCAACAATGCAAATGTGCTGATCGATAACATCAACAAACCCACAATGGATGAAAAACAACGTGGTTATATCAAAGGTCAGGCTTTATTTTTAAGGGCATATAATTACTTTATCCTCACCACCAATTTTGGCGAGGTGCCACTTATTCTGCACAGCCCGGGTATTGCCGAAACCAATATTGCAGCCTCATCTCAAGCGGCAGTGTATGGGCAGATTGTTGCCGATTTAAAAGAAGCCGAAACCTTATTGCAGGGCAGAACGGCTGCTAGCCTTGGCTACAATGATCAGGTGACCATTACCGCAGTACAGGCTATGCTGGCCCGTGTGTACCTGTATTGGGCAGGTTATCCCACCAACGATGCCACTAAATATGCGGATGTGATTGTATATGCAAATAAAGTGATCAATTCTGGGCTTCATGCCTTAAATCCCGATTACAAACAAGTTTTTATCAATTTATGTCAGGATAAGTACGATGTTAAAGAAGATATTTTAGAATGGGGCTCTGCCGGTGCTGCCGCTGGTGTAACCAATAAAACAGGTAATGATATAGGAAATTTCGTAGGTATCCAGTCGGCAATACTTACCGTAAACGGAGCTTTTGATCCTGCATCTTATGCTGCTGTTGGCTGGGTACAAACCACTAAAAAGTTATTTGATAGTTATGAAGTTGAGCCAGGTAGTACACTGGTGAATAAAGCATCTTTGGATACCCGCAGGGACTGGAACTGTGCCGATTTCATCTGGACGGTAAATACCACAACCGCTACAAGGATTAAAACCGATAAACCAAATCCCTGGCAAATGATGTGCGGGAAATTTCGCCGCGAATATGCTCCGGAAGCTTCGAGAAATCTGGGTACTTACAACATCAACTGGCCGGTAATCCGCTATTCGGATGTATTGTTAATGAAAGCTGAAGCCGAAAACCAGGTAAACGGACCAACTGCAGCTGCTTATGATGCCATTAATCAAGTAAGGAAAAGAGGTTATGGTACCATGTACGGCAATATTGTTAAAAACATTACCGTGGTAAACGGTGGTTCGGGTTATAGTGCAGCTAATCCACCATTGGTTACCATCAGCGGTGGTGGTGGCTCTGGTGCAACAGCCGTTGCCATTGTTTCTACTGCTGGCGTAGTTACCGGCGTAAAATTAACCAGTCGTGGAAATTTAACCGCTGCCGGCCCATATTTTACCAGCGCGCCAACTGTAAGCATTGCGGCACCAGCAACAGGTGTAACTGCTACCGCTACCGCAAGCATTACTAACGGCAACGAATACCTGCTTGCGCCTGGATTAAACAAAGCTGATTTCCAATTGGCGATCAGAGACGAACGCATGCGGGAGTTGTGTTTTGAAGCTTACCGTAAAGCCGACCTCATCCGTTGGGGTAATTTTGTAGGTGATATGCAGGCTTTTGCCAATTATGCGGTTGCAAACGGGGTTTCTGCAACTACCGGAAATGCCATTGGTTACTCGGGCATCACAGGGATTACGCAAAGGCATGTGTTTTTACCCAAACCAACCTACGAATTAAACTTAAATAAGGCCCTGGTTCAAAATCCCGGATATTAA
- a CDS encoding DUF5017 domain-containing protein: MKYLFNICLLAGLCFTACKKDLTTDAPTAGINLNNARSTIGDTLVFKLGDTCKFSLDGYADNIAFWAGTVGNKYEYRDRAMALGIPTLSFTSTAQFGTQTNTLQVLATDKLPSRDSATVVNAAWTNITARTPLATSATAVNTGNVNLSDLVNGINDSLFIAFKYSGVTGSTQRTWTITNYTVNNVLADYSYNLGSLVTDNAYWTRYGNVWNPATARWVPTTTALTIVGGASNPTNTSWIVSKALYVGRVSPDVSTATVKNITASATTAYAYKYGAVGKYRATFVSYNVNPNESKTSIKEFNIKVIQ; the protein is encoded by the coding sequence ATGAAATATCTATTCAATATATGTTTGCTTGCAGGTTTATGTTTTACGGCCTGTAAAAAAGACCTCACCACCGATGCCCCAACCGCGGGCATCAATCTCAATAATGCCCGTTCTACCATTGGTGATACCTTGGTATTTAAACTCGGCGATACCTGTAAGTTTTCGCTTGATGGTTATGCAGATAATATTGCTTTTTGGGCAGGTACCGTTGGCAATAAATACGAATACCGCGATAGGGCAATGGCTTTGGGCATTCCAACGCTATCATTTACAAGTACGGCACAGTTTGGCACACAAACCAATACCTTACAGGTTCTGGCAACCGATAAACTCCCTTCGAGGGATTCGGCCACTGTGGTAAACGCCGCCTGGACAAACATCACCGCCCGCACGCCTTTGGCTACCAGCGCCACTGCGGTAAATACCGGCAATGTTAATCTATCGGATTTGGTAAACGGCATCAACGATTCACTGTTTATAGCCTTTAAATATTCGGGCGTTACAGGCTCTACACAAAGAACCTGGACCATTACCAATTATACAGTGAATAATGTATTAGCTGATTACAGCTATAATTTGGGTTCATTGGTAACCGATAATGCCTATTGGACACGATATGGCAATGTTTGGAACCCGGCAACTGCAAGATGGGTGCCCACAACAACTGCATTAACCATTGTAGGAGGAGCCTCAAACCCAACAAATACCAGCTGGATTGTAAGCAAAGCTTTATATGTTGGTCGCGTTTCTCCAGATGTTTCAACCGCAACCGTAAAAAACATCACCGCATCAGCAACTACTGCTTATGCTTATAAATATGGAGCCGTGGGCAAATACAGGGCAACATTTGTTTCTTATAATGTTAATCCCAACGAAAGTAAAACCAGCATCAAAGAATTTAATATTAAAGTGATCCAGTAA
- a CDS encoding DUF2264 domain-containing protein: protein MKYKLFFSALLIFSQLAYAQKKPTTGAEDRAFWVKTLNRIAYPVIHNLANETLKKNMPLEKAPGYGLNAAKVTYLEALGRTIAGVAPWLALPDDDTAEGKLRKTMRSELLKALANSVNPESPDYISYRSESQPIVDAAYVAHAFLRAPKALWEPLDEVTKKRFIEEFKSLRTRSGAYNNWLLFSGLTEGFLLSIGEQYDPARVQFSINKMKEWYVGDSWYSDGEKFSMDYYNSYVIHPMLVDLLKVLVDKKKAQQADYDLALKRMVRYSEYLERIISPEGTYPAYGRSITYRTAAFQALAQTALMEKLPEYVKPAQVRGGLSKVMHNLYDGNQNFDDKGWLVLGFNGHQPEVADTYTSTGSLYMASLGFLTLGLPADNKFWTDSPAPWTSLKAWSGETIKKDYKVEY from the coding sequence ATGAAATATAAACTATTTTTTTCTGCCCTGCTGATTTTCTCGCAGCTGGCTTATGCACAAAAGAAACCCACAACCGGTGCCGAAGACCGCGCATTTTGGGTGAAAACGCTTAACAGGATTGCTTATCCTGTAATCCACAATTTAGCCAATGAAACCTTAAAAAAGAATATGCCCTTAGAAAAGGCTCCTGGTTATGGTTTAAATGCCGCTAAAGTGACTTATTTAGAAGCTTTGGGCCGTACCATTGCAGGTGTAGCACCATGGCTGGCTTTGCCCGATGATGATACCGCAGAGGGTAAACTCAGAAAAACCATGCGTAGCGAACTTTTAAAAGCCCTGGCCAACTCGGTAAATCCCGAAAGCCCTGATTATATCAGTTACCGTTCAGAAAGCCAGCCTATTGTAGATGCGGCTTATGTTGCTCATGCTTTTCTTCGTGCACCAAAAGCACTGTGGGAGCCGCTTGATGAGGTTACGAAAAAAAGATTTATCGAAGAATTTAAATCCTTGCGTACGCGCAGCGGCGCCTATAACAATTGGTTATTGTTTTCGGGTTTAACCGAAGGCTTTTTATTGAGCATAGGCGAACAGTACGATCCTGCCCGTGTTCAGTTTTCGATCAATAAAATGAAAGAATGGTATGTTGGTGATAGCTGGTACAGTGATGGCGAGAAATTTAGCATGGATTATTACAATTCTTACGTAATCCACCCGATGCTGGTTGATCTGTTGAAAGTATTGGTTGATAAGAAAAAAGCACAACAGGCCGATTATGATCTGGCGTTGAAAAGAATGGTGCGCTATTCTGAATACCTGGAAAGGATTATTTCTCCGGAAGGTACTTACCCGGCTTATGGACGTTCTATTACCTACCGCACGGCGGCATTTCAGGCCCTGGCGCAAACCGCTTTAATGGAGAAACTGCCCGAATATGTTAAACCTGCACAGGTACGAGGTGGATTAAGCAAAGTAATGCATAATCTTTACGATGGAAATCAGAACTTTGATGATAAAGGATGGCTGGTGCTTGGCTTCAACGGTCACCAGCCGGAAGTAGCCGATACCTATACCTCTACAGGAAGTTTATACATGGCCAGTCTTGGTTTTTTAACCTTAGGATTGCCTGCCGATAATAAATTCTGGACAGATTCGCCAGCACCATGGACCAGTTTAAAAGCATGGAGCGGAGAAACCATAAAAAAGGACTATAAAGTTGAGTATTAA
- a CDS encoding glycoside hydrolase family 88 protein, whose protein sequence is MMKKTNLIAALLVLTGLSAFGQIEKKPMAQLINDEFKFAADQYRVLAKNIPVGKTPQTFENGKPVNYDIKWWCSGFYSGSLWYIYEQTKDASIKQEAEAALKVIEPNQTYTGNHDLGFMMYCSFGNAYRLTGKAEYKAVIERSAESLATRYRPVVKSIQSWNKSKLWECPVIIDNMMNLEMMNWVSDNGGDKKFKEISVIHANTALKNHFRPDFSSFHVVDYNPQTGEVIRKATWQGAANCSAWSRGQGWALYGYTMMYRFTKDQTYLKQAKGIAHFILNHPNLPADKIPFWDFDAQGIPFAKRDASAGALMASALLELGQYTSGSEKAEFKSAAETMIYSLSSSAYHAKLGENGGFLLMHSTGAYPLNSEIDVPLIYADYYYLEALARYKKWYL, encoded by the coding sequence ATGATGAAAAAAACCAATTTAATTGCCGCATTACTCGTGCTAACAGGGCTAAGTGCTTTTGGCCAGATCGAAAAGAAGCCGATGGCCCAACTAATCAACGATGAATTCAAATTTGCTGCCGATCAGTATAGGGTATTGGCTAAAAATATTCCGGTAGGTAAAACCCCGCAAACATTCGAAAACGGTAAACCTGTAAATTACGATATCAAGTGGTGGTGCAGTGGTTTCTATTCAGGCAGTTTGTGGTACATCTACGAGCAGACCAAAGATGCCAGCATAAAACAAGAGGCCGAAGCGGCCTTAAAAGTAATAGAGCCCAACCAAACCTATACCGGAAACCACGATCTGGGTTTTATGATGTACTGCAGTTTTGGGAATGCCTATCGCCTAACAGGCAAAGCAGAATACAAAGCGGTGATTGAGCGATCGGCAGAATCTTTGGCTACACGTTATCGCCCTGTTGTCAAATCTATCCAGTCATGGAATAAAAGCAAATTATGGGAGTGCCCTGTAATTATTGATAATATGATGAACCTCGAAATGATGAACTGGGTGAGTGATAACGGAGGGGATAAAAAGTTTAAGGAAATTTCGGTAATCCATGCTAATACTGCTTTAAAAAATCATTTTCGCCCCGATTTTAGTTCTTTCCATGTGGTAGATTATAATCCGCAGACAGGTGAAGTGATCAGAAAAGCCACCTGGCAAGGTGCAGCAAACTGTTCGGCATGGTCGCGTGGACAAGGCTGGGCTTTATATGGCTATACCATGATGTACCGTTTTACCAAAGATCAAACCTATTTAAAACAGGCCAAAGGCATTGCGCATTTCATCTTAAACCACCCGAATTTACCTGCCGATAAAATTCCTTTCTGGGATTTTGATGCACAAGGAATTCCTTTTGCTAAACGCGATGCTTCTGCGGGTGCGCTGATGGCTTCGGCATTGTTAGAGCTTGGTCAATATACTTCGGGTAGCGAAAAAGCCGAATTTAAATCTGCTGCCGAAACCATGATCTATTCACTTTCTAGCAGTGCTTACCATGCAAAACTGGGTGAAAATGGCGGCTTTTTGTTGATGCACAGCACAGGTGCTTACCCATTAAACAGCGAAATTGACGTGCCGCTAATTTATGCGGATTACTATTATTTAGAGGCTTTGGCAAGGTATAAAAAGTGGTATTTGTAG
- a CDS encoding polysaccharide lyase family 8 super-sandwich domain-containing protein, whose amino-acid sequence MIKLKVLLPLFLLCFTTILAVAQEEPYAVIMERITQDLQSGVNDGILVKKLNKDLLSLNADGSWTDINYNDAQYDPLNRIKNMATAYIRGSNKLYNNTEIHTAIVKSLQNWLDKNPKNKNWWYNDIFYPQAIGQILILMRNAKTQLPAELEKALIIRMIRKLKAGDGANTSDEALHFLYRGCLTKNKATLDSAAKYLYEPISIADGKEGVQVDGSYYQHGKQQAIASYGRVFAGNSVNAAFYLRGTEYALPKDQLAILVNYLKNTFLKTVRGSFYDFNVRGRGISRKDSLSSGMGGMVSKIKLFDPENAAYWDASIKRTSGAQDPSYKIEPSHAQFWKSGYTLHLRPGYTFSVQTASTRTLRTERGNNENILGKFLPDGATNIQRSGSEYANLMPVWEWDKIPGTTNRDYPDDKGATIQKEWGIPGTTKFAGGVSDGIYGVSCYDLNYDSVQAKKAWFFFDKEVVCLGAGIVSNAKENITTTVNQAWLRGEVFSSKGNGEKWAVHDSIGYIFPEGGNVEISDKPQTGSWHRINYFQSNTELKHNVFKIWLNHGQNPQNASYQYIVVPGVDAAGLKKYNRSLIQIIKNTEELQAVNHKGLNMLQAVFYKAGTLSTDGILLSVDQPCTIYIKNLKSKNPTLYIADPAQENTSINLSLKLPGLSKIQNINCNLPTGPQAGATANFNIKE is encoded by the coding sequence ATGATAAAATTGAAGGTATTGTTACCCCTGTTTCTTTTGTGTTTTACCACGATTTTGGCTGTTGCGCAGGAAGAGCCTTATGCGGTAATTATGGAACGCATTACCCAGGATCTTCAATCGGGTGTAAATGATGGTATACTGGTTAAGAAGCTAAACAAAGATCTGTTATCCTTAAATGCTGATGGAAGTTGGACCGATATCAATTATAATGATGCGCAGTATGATCCATTAAATCGGATTAAAAATATGGCAACAGCTTACATTCGGGGTTCCAATAAGCTTTATAATAATACCGAAATCCATACTGCTATTGTTAAATCACTACAGAACTGGCTGGATAAAAATCCGAAGAACAAAAACTGGTGGTATAACGATATTTTTTATCCGCAGGCCATCGGGCAGATTTTAATCCTGATGCGGAATGCCAAAACACAGCTTCCTGCCGAACTGGAAAAAGCATTGATCATCAGAATGATCCGCAAATTGAAGGCTGGCGATGGTGCCAATACTTCTGATGAAGCGCTACATTTTCTGTACCGTGGCTGTTTGACTAAAAACAAAGCTACTTTAGATTCAGCAGCGAAATACCTTTACGAACCGATTTCTATTGCTGATGGAAAAGAGGGCGTTCAGGTAGATGGAAGTTACTACCAGCATGGCAAACAACAGGCAATTGCCAGTTATGGGAGGGTATTTGCAGGCAATTCGGTTAATGCTGCATTTTATTTACGTGGAACAGAATATGCTTTGCCAAAAGATCAGCTGGCTATTTTGGTCAACTATCTTAAAAATACCTTTCTGAAAACGGTAAGGGGATCGTTCTATGATTTTAATGTACGTGGCCGCGGCATCAGCCGTAAAGATTCGTTAAGCAGTGGTATGGGCGGGATGGTGAGCAAAATAAAACTCTTCGATCCTGAAAATGCCGCTTATTGGGATGCTTCTATTAAACGTACTTCAGGAGCACAGGACCCAAGTTATAAAATTGAGCCATCGCATGCCCAGTTCTGGAAAAGTGGTTATACCCTGCACCTCCGTCCCGGATATACTTTTAGTGTACAAACGGCATCAACAAGAACGCTCCGCACCGAACGTGGGAACAATGAAAACATATTAGGTAAATTTCTTCCTGATGGGGCAACTAACATCCAGCGTAGCGGATCAGAATATGCCAACCTGATGCCAGTTTGGGAATGGGATAAAATCCCCGGCACCACTAATAGAGATTATCCTGATGATAAGGGTGCTACCATCCAGAAGGAGTGGGGCATCCCCGGCACTACAAAATTTGCAGGTGGAGTGAGCGATGGTATATATGGTGTATCCTGCTACGATTTAAATTACGATAGTGTTCAGGCAAAAAAAGCATGGTTCTTTTTTGATAAGGAGGTAGTTTGTTTGGGAGCAGGGATTGTAAGCAATGCAAAAGAAAATATTACCACAACGGTTAACCAGGCCTGGTTACGTGGAGAGGTTTTTTCTTCAAAAGGAAATGGTGAAAAATGGGCTGTTCATGATAGTATTGGTTATATTTTTCCTGAAGGAGGAAACGTAGAAATCAGTGATAAGCCTCAAACTGGTAGCTGGCATCGTATCAATTATTTTCAAAGTAACACCGAACTCAAACATAATGTATTTAAAATCTGGTTAAATCATGGTCAGAATCCTCAAAATGCCAGTTATCAATATATTGTAGTGCCTGGTGTTGATGCGGCCGGATTAAAAAAATACAACCGCTCACTTATTCAGATCATAAAAAATACAGAAGAACTGCAAGCCGTAAATCATAAAGGTTTAAATATGCTGCAAGCCGTTTTTTATAAAGCAGGTACTTTATCAACCGATGGAATATTGCTCTCGGTTGATCAGCCCTGTACCATTTACATCAAAAACTTAAAGAGTAAAAATCCTACACTTTACATTGCCGATCCTGCACAGGAAAATACCAGCATTAACCTGTCGTTAAAGTTGCCCGGCCTATCTAAAATCCAAAATATCAACTGTAATCTGCCAACTGGTCCACAAGCAGGTGCCACGGCAAATTTTAACATTAAAGAATAA
- a CDS encoding SusC/RagA family TonB-linked outer membrane protein, with protein sequence MSKLYIPWRMDMKQHIFLFAKLLLLLTILLLCNINVFAQSKTIIGVVTDESKQTVPGVSVTVKGTKTTTQTDADGRFKIQALATDQLIFNYVGYAAQSVTVGTRTTINVSLKSSITGLSDVVVVGYGTTKRADLTGAVGSVNMKDLEQAPVKSFDQALAGRVAGVQVSTNDGQPGATANIVIRGAGSISQDNSPLYVIDGFPSEDANANSINPSDIETIDVLKDASATAIYGARGSNGVVLITTKRGKAGKPQLSYNAYYGTQKSPDKIPVMNAFEFVKYVKELNSVFADSVYLKNGVRINDYQNVQSLDMQDYIFQNGQNQNHDISLRGGNDKTTYSISGNYNDQKGIVKFSGFKRYQGRFVLDQNVTDKLKAGVNVNYAYSETFGTPISATNFYASSVLLYSVWGYRPAAALSGRDQGTNLIDSFYDPTNELANNQDYRVNPLISLENQKTVYKATTMVANGYAEYAFTPKLKLRVAAGITNANTETNIFNNSLTQSGSKWNSSGPNGTYATSPAFNWLNDNTLTYKNTFNKDHNLTVLVGYSAQRSKSSYRSIYASQITNESLGIDALDLVPAANTVVNSRSSVWTLQSFLGRLNYDFKGKYLLTASFRADGSSKFAPGKRWGYFPSASAGWRFSQESFLKDASWLSDGKIRIGYGESGNNRVGDFAYLPQLNLGNTQYWYSFNGKPVAIGSVITAAGNYDLQWETNTQTNIGLDLSFFKNRLGLTADIYKRVTNDLLLNAQLPYASGVQSGTGFKNIGSLENRGLEITLNSTNIQTKNFRWTSNFNISFNKNKILELTEGQNSLLAGSGTFFNTTYTSLSPYISVKGRSVGEMYGLIFDGVYQYADFDKMPNGSFLLKPNITTNGSTRASIQPGDIKYKDLNGDLVVNNNDYTIIGRGLPIHTGGFSNNFSYKNWDLGVFLQWSYGNNIINANRYVFEGGIVTNPNLNQYASFENRWTPTNQNNDLFRAGGVAAANYSSRVVEDGSYLRLKTVQLGYNFSNKILKSIGLSKLRLNASAQNLLTITGYSGLDPEASSRPSNLTPGFDYGTYPQSFTVTFGLNATF encoded by the coding sequence ATGAGTAAACTCTACATCCCGTGGAGAATGGATATGAAGCAGCATATCTTTCTTTTCGCTAAACTCTTATTATTACTCACCATTCTGCTCCTGTGCAATATTAATGTTTTTGCACAGAGTAAAACCATTATCGGGGTAGTTACCGACGAAAGTAAACAAACGGTACCCGGTGTATCAGTTACTGTAAAAGGAACTAAAACCACCACACAAACTGATGCCGATGGAAGGTTTAAAATCCAGGCACTGGCTACCGATCAACTAATATTTAATTATGTTGGTTATGCCGCGCAATCGGTTACGGTTGGCACCAGAACAACCATAAATGTTTCTTTAAAATCGTCGATAACCGGCCTGAGCGATGTAGTGGTAGTAGGCTATGGTACAACCAAAAGAGCTGATCTTACCGGTGCGGTGGGTTCTGTAAATATGAAAGATTTGGAACAGGCCCCGGTAAAATCGTTCGATCAGGCGCTGGCCGGACGCGTAGCAGGTGTGCAGGTATCTACCAACGACGGACAGCCGGGAGCAACTGCCAATATCGTCATTCGTGGTGCAGGATCAATTTCGCAGGATAACTCGCCACTTTATGTAATTGATGGTTTTCCCTCTGAAGATGCCAATGCCAATTCGATCAACCCATCGGATATCGAAACCATCGATGTATTAAAAGATGCATCGGCTACGGCCATTTATGGTGCACGCGGATCGAACGGTGTGGTATTGATCACCACCAAAAGAGGTAAGGCCGGCAAACCTCAGTTGAGCTATAATGCCTACTACGGTACGCAGAAATCGCCCGATAAAATCCCGGTGATGAATGCTTTTGAGTTTGTAAAGTATGTTAAAGAACTCAACTCTGTTTTTGCAGATTCTGTTTACCTTAAAAACGGAGTAAGGATAAATGATTATCAAAATGTACAGAGCCTGGATATGCAGGATTACATTTTCCAGAACGGACAGAACCAGAACCACGATATTTCCCTGAGGGGAGGAAATGATAAAACAACTTATTCCATCTCGGGTAATTATAACGATCAGAAGGGGATTGTAAAGTTTAGCGGGTTTAAACGTTATCAGGGTCGTTTTGTGCTTGATCAGAATGTAACCGATAAATTAAAGGCTGGCGTGAACGTAAACTATGCCTACAGCGAAACTTTTGGTACACCGATTTCGGCCACCAATTTTTATGCTTCTTCGGTGCTATTATATTCGGTTTGGGGCTATCGTCCGGCTGCAGCGCTTTCGGGAAGGGATCAGGGTACTAATCTGATCGATTCGTTTTATGATCCAACAAACGAACTTGCAAATAACCAGGATTACCGCGTAAACCCGCTGATCAGCTTAGAAAACCAAAAAACGGTTTATAAAGCCACTACTATGGTAGCCAATGGTTATGCCGAATATGCTTTTACACCTAAACTAAAATTAAGGGTGGCTGCAGGGATTACCAATGCCAATACCGAAACCAATATTTTTAATAACTCTTTAACCCAATCAGGCAGTAAGTGGAACTCATCCGGTCCAAACGGAACTTATGCCACCAGTCCGGCTTTCAATTGGTTAAATGATAATACCCTAACCTATAAAAATACTTTTAATAAAGATCATAATTTAACCGTTTTGGTGGGCTATTCTGCACAGCGCAGCAAAAGTTCCTACCGCTCGATATATGCTTCGCAGATTACCAACGAAAGCTTGGGTATCGATGCATTGGATTTGGTGCCGGCAGCAAACACAGTTGTCAATTCGCGGAGTTCGGTTTGGACGCTGCAATCTTTCCTGGGCAGGCTGAATTATGATTTCAAAGGAAAATACCTTTTAACGGCCAGTTTCAGGGCAGATGGATCGTCGAAATTTGCACCCGGTAAACGCTGGGGTTATTTTCCTTCTGCATCGGCAGGATGGAGGTTCAGTCAGGAAAGCTTCCTGAAAGATGCCAGCTGGTTATCTGATGGAAAAATACGTATCGGTTATGGCGAATCGGGAAATAACAGGGTGGGCGATTTTGCCTATCTGCCACAGTTAAACCTGGGGAACACGCAGTACTGGTATTCGTTTAACGGCAAACCTGTAGCCATCGGCTCGGTAATTACAGCTGCAGGCAACTACGATTTACAATGGGAAACCAATACACAGACCAATATAGGTTTAGACCTGAGTTTTTTTAAAAACCGCTTGGGTTTAACTGCTGATATTTATAAAAGGGTTACAAATGATCTGCTTCTGAACGCTCAACTGCCTTATGCAAGTGGTGTACAGAGTGGAACAGGTTTTAAAAACATCGGAAGTTTAGAAAACCGCGGTCTGGAAATCACGTTGAACAGTACCAATATCCAAACCAAAAACTTCCGCTGGACGAGTAATTTCAACATCAGTTTTAACAAAAACAAGATTTTGGAGTTAACCGAAGGACAGAATTCACTTTTAGCCGGCTCCGGAACATTTTTTAATACCACCTACACCAGTTTATCTCCATATATCTCCGTAAAAGGCCGTTCTGTGGGCGAAATGTATGGATTGATTTTCGACGGGGTTTATCAATATGCTGATTTTGATAAAATGCCCAATGGTTCATTTCTGCTAAAACCAAACATTACTACAAACGGCTCAACAAGGGCATCAATTCAGCCAGGCGATATCAAATACAAAGATTTAAACGGCGATTTGGTTGTAAATAATAACGATTATACCATTATAGGTCGTGGTTTACCTATCCACACTGGTGGGTTTAGCAATAATTTTAGCTATAAAAACTGGGATTTAGGGGTTTTCCTTCAATGGTCGTATGGCAATAATATTATCAATGCCAACCGTTATGTTTTTGAAGGTGGTATTGTAACCAACCCAAACCTAAATCAATATGCTTCTTTCGAAAACCGTTGGACGCCGACTAATCAGAACAACGATCTTTTTAGGGCAGGCGGAGTGGCTGCGGCAAATTATTCATCGCGTGTGGTAGAAGATGGATCATACCTAAGGTTAAAAACCGTTCAGCTTGGTTATAACTTCTCGAACAAAATCCTTAAAAGTATCGGCCTGTCGAAACTGCGATTAAATGCATCGGCCCAAAACCTGCTAACCATTACCGGTTATTCGGGGCTGGATCCCGAGGCTTCATCAAGGCCAAGTAATCTTACCCCAGGATTTGATTATGGAACCTATCCGCAATCGTTTACGGTAACCTTTGGTTTAAACGCAACATTTTAA